A single Dunckerocampus dactyliophorus isolate RoL2022-P2 chromosome 2, RoL_Ddac_1.1, whole genome shotgun sequence DNA region contains:
- the gjc2 gene encoding gap junction protein gamma 2: MSWSFLTRLLEEIHNHSTFVGKVWLTVLIIFRIVLTAVGGESIYSDEQTKFTCNTKQPGCDNVCYDAFAPLSHVRFWVFQIIMISTPSIMYMGYAIHKIARTSEEERRRNHRMRKKTAPHSRWKEGYHLEDVLEGEEDDDAEPMLYEDTLEAQEAKPERNSTCKEAPKHDGRRRIMQEGLMRIYVLQLMSRAIFEVAFLAGQYLLYGFRVSPSFVCNRVPCPHRVDCFISRPTEKTIFLLIMYVVSCLCLVLNVCEMLHLGIGTFRDTLRLKRKHGRRTCGYPFSRNIPASPPGYNLVMKTDKPSRMANSLITHEQNMANVAQEQQCTSPDENIPSDLASLHRHLRVAQEQLDMAFQTYQTKNTQQTSRTSSPVSGGTMAEQNRVNTAQEKQGARPKSATEKAATIVKNGKTSVWI; this comes from the coding sequence ATGAGCTGGAGTTTCCTCACTCGTCTCCTGGAAGAGATCCACAACCACTCCACCTTTGTGGGCAAAGTGTGGCTAACCGTGCTCATCATCTTCCGCATCGTCCTCACGGCAGTAGGAGGAGAGTCCATCTACTCGGACGAGCAGACCAAGTTCACCTGCAACACCAAGCAGCCCGGCTGCGACAATGTATGCTATGATGCCTTTGCGCCACTCTCGCATGTGCGCTTCTGGGTCTTCCAGATCATCATGATCTCCACGCCGTCCATCATGTACATGGGCTACGCCATCCACAAAATCGCCCGCACTTCGGAGGAGGAGCGGAGGAGGAACCACAGGATGCGGAAAAAAACAGCTCCTCACTCCAGATGGAAAGAGGGCTACCATCTGGAGGATGTCTTGGAGGGAGAGGAAGATGATGATGCAGAGCCTATGCTCTATGAAGATACTCTGGAGGCTCAGGAGGCCAAGCCTGAGAGAAACAGCACTTGCAAAGAGGCACCAAAGCATGACGGCCGACGGAGAATTATGCAAGAGGGGCTGATGCGGATCTATGTTCTTCAACTCATGTCAAGAGCCATCTTTGAAGTTGCTTTCCTCGCAGGACAGTACCTCTTGTATGGGTTCCGAGTTAGTCCTTCCTTTGTGTGCAACAGGGTTCCTTGTCCACACCGAGTGGACTGTTTCATCTCCAGGCCAACAGAGAAAACAATTTTCTTGCTCATCATGTATGTGGTAAGCTGTCTCTGCCTCGTGCTCAACGTGTGTGAGATGCTCCACTTGGGAATCGGCACTTTCCGAGACACCCTCCGCCTGAAAAGAAAGCATGGTCGGCGGACCTGCGGCTACCCGTTCTCCCGCAACATTCCGGCCTCCCCTCCCGGGTACAACCTGGTCATGAAGACTGACAAGCCCAGCAGGATGGCCAACAGCCTCATCACTCATGAGCAGAACATGGCCAACGTGGCCCAGGAACAGCAGTGCACCAGCCCGGATGAGAACATCCCCTCGGATCTGGCAAGCCTTCACCGGCACCTGCGTGTCGCCCAGGAGCAGCTCGATATGGCTTTTCAGACTTACCAAACTAAGAACACCCAGCAGACCTCCAGAACCAGCAGTCCCGTGTCAGGGGGGACGATGGCGGAGCAAAACAGAGTCAACACTGCCCAGGAGAAGCAGGGAGCTAGGCCCAAGTCAGCCACGGAGAAGGCTGCTACCAttgttaaaaatggaaaaacctcAGTCTGGATTTAG